The following proteins are encoded in a genomic region of Brachyhypopomus gauderio isolate BG-103 unplaced genomic scaffold, BGAUD_0.2 sc69, whole genome shotgun sequence:
- the LOC143491015 gene encoding uncharacterized protein LOC143491015, with protein MSNSKTAIENDENYIKLSEGNPSVYKLKLKQTGTRHLYKDFGSPSNLSTTNKTIMVLGATGSGKTTLINGMINYILGVEWGDEWRFKLIDEQYNNTQAESQTSEVTAYQIHHQNYFKVPYSVTIIDTPGYGDTRGIAHDKEITEKIQQFFSEQDGILGLDAVCFVVQSALARLTQTQQYIFEAVLSIFGKDIANNITIMITFADGQKPPVLAAVEAADIPCIKKNDGSFLHFKFNNSALFAKNKEGDDDDEDDGNFDAMFWKMGNGSMKRFFTHLGTMETKSLQLTKQVLDERKQLEATVAGIQPLIQTGLVKLDEIKTTSAALLQQKHVMEENENFEYEIETQCPIRVDIERGTFITNCLGCNYTCHYPCGIRRDEDKAGCAAMENGSCTVCPGKCPWTVHHNMTYRIGTVTKKEKKTYENLKKQYENALGEKMTKEKIVQQLKKEYDDVQYDVLDMSEKLAQSLTRLKEIALRPDPLATPAYIDLLIESEKQTAKEGYMKRIDELEKIKQQAVILQKVEKREPLTENEEHGRIMRNMIKMRKKVTGVFNNVTTWFTKEG; from the coding sequence ATGAGCAACTCCAAAACTGCCATTGAAAATGATGAGAACTACATCAAACTCAGTGAAGGTAACCCATCAGTCTACAAGCTGAAACTTAAACAAACAGGAACAAGGCATCTTTACAAGGACTTTGGAAGTCCTTCCAATCtctcaacaacaaacaaaacaataatgGTCTTGGGTGCAACTGGATCAGGGAAGACCACTCTCATCAACGGCATGATCAACTACATCCTGGGAGTGGAATGGGGTGATGAATGGAGATTTAAACTTATAGATGAGCAGTACAATAATACACAAGCAGAGAGCCAGACTTCAGAGGTCACAGCCTATCAAATTCATCATCAGAATTACTTCAAGGTCCCTTATTCTGTCACAATCATAGACACACCAGGGTATGGAGACACGAGGGGAATTGCACATGACAAGGAGATCACTGAGAAAATTCAACAGTTCTTCTCTGAGCAAGATGGCATTCTTGGTCTCGatgctgtgtgttttgtggtACAGTCAGCTTTAGCTCGATTAACACAAACCCAACAATACATTTTTGAAGCTGTTCTTTCCATTTTTGGAAAAGATATTGCAAACAACATCACTATTATGATCACCTTCGCTGATGGGCAGAAACCTCCAGTGCTTGCTGCAGTTGAAGCTGCTGATATCccttgtattaaaaaaaatgaTGGAAGCTTTCTTCATTTCAAATTCAACAATTCTGCTCTTTTTGCTAAAAATAaagaaggtgatgatgatgatgaagatgatggcaACTTTGATGCAATGTTCTGGAAAATGGGCAACGGAAGCATGAAAAGATTCTTCACTCACCTGGGAACAATGGAGACCAAGAGCCTCCAGCTCACAAAGCAGGTCCTGGATGAACGCAAACAGCTGGAGGCAACTGTAGCTGGAATCCAGCCTCTCATCCAAACTGGTCTGGTAAAACTTGATGAAATTAAAACAACATCAGCAGCACTGCTACAGCAAAAGCATGTCATGGAGGAAAATGAAAATTTCGAATACGAGATTGAAACCCAATGTCCTATTAGAGTTGACATTGAAAGGGGGACATTTATAACCAATTGTCTTGGTTGTAACTATACCTGCCATTATCCATGTGGTATTCGACGTGACGAAGATAAAGCAGGATGTGCAGCGATGGAGAATGGCAGCTGCACAGTGTGTCCTGGTAAATGTCCCTGGACCGTACATCACAACATGACTTATAGAATCGGCACAGTaactaaaaaagaaaaaaaaacgtatgaaaatctgaaaaagcaataTGAAAATGCACTGGGAGAAAAGATGACAAAGGAGAAAATTGTGCAGCAGTTGAAGAAGGAGTACGATGATGTCCAATACGATGTCTTGGATATGAGTGAGAAACTAGCCCAGAGCCTGACACGTCTGAAGGAAATTGCTCTTCGCCCAGATCCCTTGGCCACACCAGCCTACATCGATCTACTCATTGAGTCTGAGAAGCAAACAGCCAAAGAGGGATACATGAAGCGCATTGATGAATTGGAGAAGATTAAACAACAAGCTGTGATTCTGCAGAAGGTGGAGAAACGTGAGCCACTCACCGAGAATGAGGAACATGGCCGCATAATGAGAAACATGATAAAAATGCGCAAGAAAGTCACTGGAGTGTTCAACAATGTGACAACATGGTTTACGAAAGAGGGCTGA